A portion of the Cyanobium sp. PCC 7001 genome contains these proteins:
- a CDS encoding LexA family transcriptional regulator, with translation MQRLRRESPGGELTWLGPIDTAAAGTGLPLATETVAAGFPSPADDYVEASIDLNAALIPRPTSTFLMRVEGDAMRAAGIHHGDLLVIDRSVNARPGCTVVVVHDGRFLLRQLRGQRPPWQLVASDPAIAPMVLQDDDALIWGVVIHAVHHLLPRRRQHGAITRTPGTAATPPAGPWEETRPR, from the coding sequence ATGCAGCGCCTTCGCCGTGAGTCCCCCGGAGGCGAGCTCACCTGGCTCGGCCCCATCGACACGGCCGCGGCCGGCACCGGTCTTCCCCTCGCCACGGAGACCGTGGCCGCGGGATTCCCCAGCCCGGCTGACGATTACGTCGAAGCCTCGATCGATCTCAACGCCGCCCTGATCCCACGGCCCACCTCCACGTTCCTGATGCGGGTGGAGGGCGATGCCATGCGGGCTGCCGGCATCCACCACGGTGACCTGCTGGTGATCGACCGCAGCGTGAACGCCCGACCCGGCTGCACGGTGGTGGTCGTGCACGACGGTCGCTTTCTGCTGCGTCAGCTGCGCGGCCAACGGCCGCCCTGGCAGCTGGTGGCCAGCGACCCCGCCATTGCCCCCATGGTCCTGCAGGACGACGACGCCCTGATCTGGGGGGTGGTGATCCATGCGGTGCACCATCTGCTGCCGCGGCGGCGGCAGCACGGCGCCATCACCAGAACCCCTGGGACCGCAGCCACACCGCCAGCAGGGCCATGGGAAGAAACACGGCCGCGATGA
- a CDS encoding PilZ domain-containing protein produces MPPDRSDYDPEYRPRKETRRIVPAISMSIRVDFHASHPTAEPAFIGRLWDISSSGACLLFPPEVPIDVGHAGPITFHHPSIGDAIQSHYHVAWVDRLSHAFYCGGVFVNAVNFESTFLATLMRRGDDAQGRRLTDLRQDLRNFPGFR; encoded by the coding sequence ATGCCCCCCGACCGCTCTGACTACGACCCGGAGTACCGGCCACGCAAGGAAACCCGTCGGATCGTGCCTGCGATCAGCATGTCGATCCGGGTGGATTTCCATGCCTCCCATCCCACAGCTGAACCGGCCTTCATCGGTCGCCTCTGGGACATCAGTTCCTCAGGAGCCTGCCTGCTCTTTCCTCCCGAAGTTCCCATCGACGTCGGCCACGCGGGGCCGATCACGTTCCACCACCCGAGCATCGGCGATGCGATCCAATCCCACTACCACGTGGCCTGGGTCGATCGCCTCAGCCATGCCTTCTACTGCGGTGGTGTCTTCGTCAATGCGGTGAACTTCGAATCCACGTTTCTCGCCACCCTGATGCGGCGGGGCGATGACGCCCAGGGCCGCCGACTCACCGATCTGCGCCAGGACCTCCGGAACTTCCCCGGCTTTCGTTGA
- a CDS encoding helix-turn-helix domain-containing protein gives MDGQGAEQPQESRPGFRHSHDHADCKAQLALRVIQGRWKLLILRELIEAVRRFSDLQRALPGVSQKVLTAQLRELEADGVVQRTVYAQVPPRVDYAITPLGCELLPVLDELHAWGEKVSPQGQGVVGSSQSS, from the coding sequence ATGGACGGGCAGGGGGCCGAGCAGCCGCAGGAATCCCGGCCGGGATTCCGGCACAGCCATGACCATGCCGACTGCAAGGCCCAGCTGGCCCTGCGGGTGATTCAGGGCCGCTGGAAGCTGCTCATTCTGCGGGAACTCATCGAGGCGGTGCGCCGCTTCTCCGATCTCCAGCGGGCCCTCCCCGGCGTCAGCCAGAAGGTGCTCACCGCCCAGCTGCGCGAACTGGAGGCGGACGGCGTCGTGCAGCGCACCGTGTATGCCCAGGTGCCGCCCCGGGTCGACTACGCCATCACTCCGCTGGGGTGTGAGCTGCTCCCGGTGCTGGATGAACTGCATGCCTGGGGCGAGAAGGTGAGTCCGCAGGGGCAGGGTGTGGTGGGATCGAGCCAGAGCAGTTAA
- a CDS encoding NADPH-dependent FMN reductase translates to MTDLLVLAASNGENLRLAERFAAAARARDLSAEVLDLTTLPLPLFTPRALEAGLPAAVADLHRRLAATPRWVICAPEYNGSIPPVLTSAIAWLSVQGDDFRALFNQRPIVIATHSGGGGHTVMAALRLQLAHLGAHVVGRQLVSNATHPAKDSSIADLVDRLLSLDSPRP, encoded by the coding sequence ATGACCGATCTGCTCGTGCTGGCCGCCAGCAACGGCGAAAATCTGCGCCTGGCTGAGCGCTTCGCGGCGGCGGCGAGGGCCCGTGATCTCAGCGCCGAGGTGCTGGATCTCACCACCCTGCCGCTGCCGCTGTTCACCCCCCGGGCCCTGGAGGCTGGCCTGCCGGCCGCCGTGGCCGATCTGCATCGCCGCCTGGCGGCGACACCCCGCTGGGTGATCTGCGCACCGGAGTACAACGGCTCGATTCCGCCGGTGCTCACCAGTGCCATCGCCTGGCTGTCGGTGCAGGGCGACGATTTCCGTGCCCTGTTCAACCAGCGTCCGATCGTCATCGCCACCCACTCCGGCGGCGGCGGCCACACCGTGATGGCGGCGCTGCGGCTGCAGCTCGCCCATCTCGGCGCCCATGTGGTGGGCCGCCAGCTGGTGAGCAACGCCACCCATCCCGCCAAGGACAGCAGCATCGCCGACCT